The Nitrospira sp. genome contains a region encoding:
- a CDS encoding pyridoxal phosphate-dependent aminotransferase, whose translation MTTSLMKALPFSERAERLIGQEMFKVMDRAQALEREGHTIYHLELGNPRMPPPHEIMEATLQAIQAKQVGYAPMAGIRELRDGIAERVSRQTDRRIEGNSIAISPANLIISQFLELTCNSRDRVVLFTPAFPSYWAAASHIGLTVIPVPLFQKNGFHLDESQIEVALAARPKAMIVNSANNPTGAVYTESMLRLLARRCDEERIWLLSDETYAEIAFGRPFFSLASCDSSQLVVMSSFSKVFSVPGYRVGYAQAHPAVVEKLALSTSTLISCLPIFTQVGCLAGLSVLDEYTEGVKAQCRRITAACADMVNRSGIVRCVVPESGFYLFVDISRTGLDDVTFCRRLLEERHTAVTPGRSFGIGCEGFVRIATCGWEHDVMEGTRRVVELAGELGVSCVKAA comes from the coding sequence GAAGGTCATACGATCTACCACCTCGAACTTGGAAATCCACGAATGCCTCCGCCTCATGAAATCATGGAGGCTACCCTTCAGGCCATCCAGGCCAAGCAGGTTGGCTACGCGCCCATGGCCGGTATTCGGGAGCTGCGAGACGGGATCGCAGAGCGCGTCTCACGACAAACAGATCGTCGAATCGAGGGGAATTCGATCGCCATCAGTCCCGCTAACTTGATCATCAGTCAGTTTCTTGAACTCACATGCAATTCCCGGGATCGGGTTGTGTTGTTTACCCCTGCGTTCCCGTCCTATTGGGCGGCGGCTTCTCATATCGGGCTTACGGTCATTCCGGTCCCGTTGTTCCAGAAGAATGGATTTCACCTGGACGAATCACAGATCGAGGTGGCCCTTGCGGCGAGACCGAAGGCCATGATCGTCAACTCGGCGAACAATCCAACCGGCGCCGTCTATACCGAATCCATGCTGAGGCTATTGGCGCGGCGGTGTGACGAGGAACGCATTTGGCTTCTCAGCGATGAAACCTACGCCGAGATCGCGTTTGGACGGCCATTTTTCAGCCTTGCTTCATGTGATTCGTCGCAGCTCGTGGTGATGTCCTCATTCTCGAAGGTGTTTTCTGTTCCCGGCTATCGCGTCGGCTATGCCCAGGCGCATCCAGCCGTGGTGGAAAAACTAGCCTTGTCCACGTCCACTCTTATCTCATGCCTTCCCATTTTTACCCAAGTCGGGTGCCTGGCCGGGTTGTCGGTCCTTGATGAATATACGGAAGGGGTGAAAGCGCAATGCCGCCGTATCACAGCCGCGTGCGCCGACATGGTCAACCGTTCGGGCATCGTTCGCTGCGTGGTGCCGGAATCGGGATTCTATCTCTTCGTGGATATCAGTCGGACCGGTCTCGACGACGTCACATTCTGCAGGCGTCTGCTCGAAGAACGGCACACAGCCGTCACGCCAGGGAGAAGCTTTGGGATCGGCTGTGAGGGCTTCGTGCGGATCGCGACGTGTGGGTGGGAACACGATGTCATGGAAGGGACGCGTCGGGTCGTGGAATTGGCCGGCGAGTTAGGAGTCAGTTGTGTCAAAGCCGCTTGA